The Bacteroidales bacterium genome includes a window with the following:
- a CDS encoding TonB-dependent receptor, producing MRKKLYIFLLFLFISATGYSQTYTVSGYVIDSKTGETLIGVTVVLKNTQQGITTDGNGFFRISSIKPGEYILQFSYVGYKKVEKTVRVINKSILLNETALEQEVIELKDVIITAARPDTVGDKEIETSQLKLSSHTILNIPSASGDIFKAVKYLPGIEATDPFSPLYTARGSDPSGNLVLLDGVAIYNPYHFASGDGIFNIQSIKNIDLLVGGFGSEFGGRNSSILYITTKDGNRDGLHGEFEPTTTHSKVFAEFPVGKRGSMMVAARYFYDIPSYFIYSSRSYFYDFNISYTNRLNERNRITFKLFNSKDDMRFAPDRLFAYIDKSFSMDVYEDTQMKLNNSWSNRAGTAILKTVISPSVFLKTQIYGSFHSSDNFSSMDLTFNPDSTSQEVKLYYNTNFRSKINDLCAKSVLNIKSDSINTIKIGAEFNNYYFSNGARINDIDKGNNTRSPLLFAGFIEDKIKLGNFIIRPGLRASRYSFSNDWQYEPRLNLSANLPFYIKLRAAWGIYYQNIISMNTQEYEINQFLDYYYPLKNRKPTKSIHYILGFEKPLFKNSSLSLDMYYIDMPVTYTFDLNQSELEARTFSDKLQQGTGKSYGIELMFKANFEKLSGWISYGISRSTRSYPYIMSGKSFLFDFDRTHSFKAIVNYKIAPRLTYNFSLIALSGLPKTIETTLQSYYYYDPTTGSIGFYPFGISPTKNNARLPAVIEVDMGIIKRIRGGFGAELAEFLRADESYFTLTIGNILFLRRNVIWYFPYGGDKYIPIGFNYFPRITAGYIIKF from the coding sequence ATGAGGAAGAAACTATATATTTTCCTACTCTTTCTATTTATATCTGCCACTGGATATTCCCAAACATATACTGTTTCTGGCTATGTAATTGATTCTAAAACTGGAGAAACGCTAATTGGCGTTACCGTAGTTTTAAAAAATACCCAGCAGGGCATTACAACCGATGGGAATGGCTTTTTTAGAATATCGAGTATAAAACCCGGTGAGTATATCTTACAATTCTCATACGTTGGCTATAAAAAGGTTGAGAAAACTGTAAGGGTAATAAATAAAAGCATTCTGCTGAATGAAACAGCGTTAGAGCAGGAGGTAATTGAGCTAAAAGATGTGATTATTACAGCAGCACGACCCGATACGGTAGGCGATAAGGAGATAGAAACCTCGCAGCTAAAACTTTCATCGCACACAATACTCAATATCCCATCGGCAAGTGGGGATATATTTAAGGCTGTGAAATATCTTCCGGGCATTGAGGCAACAGATCCATTCTCACCTTTATACACCGCTCGTGGCAGCGATCCATCTGGTAACCTAGTGCTTCTTGATGGTGTTGCAATTTACAATCCTTACCATTTTGCAAGCGGCGATGGGATTTTTAATATTCAATCCATTAAGAATATCGACCTACTTGTTGGTGGCTTTGGTTCTGAGTTTGGAGGTCGGAACTCATCCATTCTTTATATCACTACAAAAGATGGGAATCGTGATGGTTTGCATGGGGAGTTTGAACCTACTACAACCCATTCAAAGGTATTTGCCGAGTTTCCAGTTGGTAAAAGAGGATCGATGATGGTGGCTGCCCGTTACTTTTACGATATCCCCAGTTATTTTATCTACTCAAGCAGAAGCTATTTCTACGATTTTAATATTTCGTATACAAATAGGTTGAATGAGCGTAACCGAATCACCTTTAAACTTTTCAACTCGAAGGATGATATGAGGTTTGCACCAGACAGGTTGTTTGCATACATTGATAAATCTTTTAGCATGGATGTATATGAAGATACTCAAATGAAGCTTAATAACTCATGGTCAAATAGGGCAGGAACGGCAATTCTTAAAACAGTTATAAGCCCAAGTGTATTCCTTAAAACCCAGATTTATGGCTCATTTCATTCTTCCGATAATTTCTCATCCATGGATCTTACATTTAACCCCGATAGTACAAGCCAAGAGGTAAAACTATATTACAATACCAATTTCCGAAGTAAAATTAATGATCTGTGTGCTAAGTCGGTGCTAAACATTAAATCCGATTCAATAAACACTATTAAAATAGGCGCAGAGTTCAATAACTACTACTTTAGTAATGGTGCTCGGATAAACGATATCGATAAAGGTAATAATACCCGAAGCCCATTGCTTTTTGCTGGCTTTATAGAGGATAAGATAAAGCTAGGTAATTTCATTATCCGCCCCGGATTACGCGCATCCCGATACTCTTTTAGCAATGATTGGCAGTATGAACCTAGGCTCAATCTTAGCGCAAATCTTCCTTTTTATATTAAACTCCGAGCTGCATGGGGTATTTACTACCAGAATATTATCAGCATGAATACTCAGGAGTACGAAATCAACCAGTTTTTGGATTATTACTACCCTTTAAAAAATCGTAAACCAACAAAATCGATACACTATATTTTAGGCTTCGAAAAACCTCTGTTTAAAAACTCAAGCCTCTCCCTCGATATGTATTACATTGATATGCCCGTTACATACACCTTCGACCTTAACCAGAGTGAACTCGAAGCAAGAACATTCTCGGATAAGTTGCAACAAGGTACAGGAAAATCATACGGAATAGAGTTGATGTTTAAAGCTAACTTTGAAAAATTATCGGGTTGGATAAGCTATGGTATAAGCAGAAGTACACGTAGCTATCCTTACATAATGAGTGGGAAATCGTTCCTGTTCGATTTCGACAGAACTCATTCATTTAAGGCAATTGTTAATTATAAAATAGCACCACGGTTAACATACAATTTCAGCCTTATTGCTTTAAGTGGATTACCTAAAACAATAGAAACTACCCTACAAAGCTATTACTACTACGATCCTACAACGGGTTCCATTGGTTTTTACCCATTTGGCATATCCCCAACAAAGAATAATGCCCGTTTACCTGCGGTTATTGAGGTCGATATGGGAATTATTAAAAGGATAAGAGGTGGATTTGGTGCGGAATTGGCTGAGTTTTTAAGAGCCGATGAATCGTACTTTACGTTAACAATTGGTAATATTCTATTCCTTAGGAGAAATGTTATTTGGTATTTTCCCTATGGCGGCGATAAGTATATTCCAATAGGATTTAACTATTTTCCACGCATTACGGCTGGTTATATCATTAAATTTTAG